The sequence GCTAGGTAGAATCATGAAAGCTCTTTTTAGATAAGCTTAAATGCTTATGTTCTGTTTGGGCTTATCTCTTTGTCAGATTTGATTGAATTTAGATTcctattaatgtttttttttagtgcaTGCTTGAAGTTTGAGTTCAGTGATCTTTGTTGTTGCATTTTCTATATGAGCCTGTGAGGAGCTTTTGTGTGTGGTATCCACCAGTTTGAAATATGCAGATATCTGTTGGTATTTCATGAGTGATTAGGTTCACTTTGTCTGGAATGTTTTTCTCTCTTGTAAGATTAAGTCTCTTGTTACTTCTTGGGACCTGAGATTTGTTTCTTTGGTATCGTGTTGAATGTGCAGTACGAAGTGAAATATGGGGTTTCATTCAATAATGAATATTGTTTGCCTTTGCCTTGCAGACTGAGAAGAATGAGCTTCGTGATGAGAAGCAGAGACTCAAGGCAGAGAAAGAGAGCTTGGAGCAGCAGGTCAAACTCTTGAATGCTACACCGAGCTTTGTACCTCATCCTCCAGTGATACCCACTCCCTATGTTGCCCAAGGGCAAGCCTCAGGGCAGAAGCTCATGATGCCTGTCATCGGCTACCCTGGGTTCCCTATGTGGCAATTCATGCCACCCGCAGACGTAGATACCTCACAGGATGTTGAATCTTGTCCCCCTGTTGCTTGATTTCAATTTGATGTCAATCTCTTTGAATCATGCCTACTTGTTGCTTGAGCAGAGAAGGAGACTCATCACTGATTTGTACCCCTAATTTTATGTGAGACTGTTGTTGCTTAACAAGTAGCATATctatcattggtgatgtttAGCTAATCAAGGAACTCCTAGTTGCTTTACTGtatattcaaataaatcatcttGTTTGGGCTGTTAATAATCTTCTATTTATCTGTTTGTGTTTCATTTGTTTCATACAAGAGGGTCTGTCAAAAATTCTGAACTATTAGATTTGTCTAGAAGTTAGATTTTTGGTACAGAAAAATCAAAGGTGAATTTTGAGGTACAGTGGATTCTAATAGTACTCAAGAAGTAGTTagttttttaatgtaaaatgtATTATATTAAGTGCATAATTGTTATGGTGGATCAAGCTTTATTAAGTACCTACCAACCCCCCTGCTTTTAACGAATCTTGCACATGTGCCCTTGTtagaattcaaattaaaaattcattaaagaaaATACTAATCACCCATCTCTCACCTTGCTTTCTCCTTTGTATGCTCTAATTTCTCACACTCCACATTTTAATTTCTACGAAAACCAAAGTTTCATAAATTAGTGTTATTGactctattgtttttttaaaaatttttacgaAAACCAAAGGTTTCCCCGAAATCAAAGGCTCATAATATAGTGTTATTGGCTCCATTGTTAAAACTTAATATGAAACATTTAAGAGGTTTTAAGTTcaaatcttattaaatataagAGGActcatcatctagggacgtccctagatttcaaatctcaGGATGTCCATATAATACGGATGCATGTAATCGATAATCTTTTATCATTACGAAAACTGAGAAACCGCGTTCACAGTGTTTGCATGTCGATCATGAACACAGAAAAACGTACTAGATTTACGTAAACAATCAACCAtcagatgatgatccaacggtttAGATTTAAAACATCCCTAGATCTGAAATCTGAGACTTACCTGGGATGACGTTTTTCCTaaatataattgtaataatGGATCTCAGTATATGAGGCGTAGTTTGCTCAGCTCAAAACTCGTGTCACCAGATGGAGATAAGgctggataaaaaaaaaactatggaaTATGCAAGTAATTTCATGTTGCACAAGAGTTATATGAATAATTATctcaaaacaagaaataatCATAATCCATTTTctcagaaaaataaataagctCATCTCTCTCACTCTCAAAGAACAGAGAGCATCAAAACTCCCAAACCCAAAAGCCTAACACAACCTTAGCATTCCGGCCAACATTCTCAGCTACTGAAGGTTGTGGTGCTTGAGCCGAACCAAAGGGAGCTAGAGCCAAAGATGGCGATGATGGTGCCACTGGCTGCTCAGGCTCAGCAGCTACAGATGGCGAGCTTGATGGAGCTGTCAAAGGTGCAACAATATGAGTCCTCGGTGCATGAGCCTGAGGCTTCGGTGACTGAGCCTTGGAAGGAGTCAAAGGTAACGCTCGATGGAGGCTTAGGAAGCTGAGGAGGTGACATTGGAGGTCGAGAGCTTGGAGTCACAGGAGAAGAAGCTGGCTGTGGTGTTGCCACTGCTGCAGCCACTGTATCAATCTCCATTTTCATCCCTGAACTACAATGCCCTCCAGTACCACAGATGAAGTACCTCTTCCCCGGAAACTTGAGCATGATCAACGTGTTCCCGTTGGTGAACTCTCCAATGGGGTTGTTAACCTGGCATGCATCATAGTCCGGCTTTGAAACCTCCAGTACGCTGTGCATGGAGTCATAGTTGAATGCTGCCATGCAGAAGCACAACAAGCTGTTATTATACTCTGCATGCAATGAagctataaataaaaaaaataaaaacaagatagtACTAACTTAGAGTGTCGCCTGTGGTGAAGGTTTGAGCTGATGCCCACCCATTCAGGTTTGTGCTCAGGTCCCAATTTCCGGCGGTGCCGCCGACGTTGAAGTTTGCACCTTTGGCTGATTGAACCAGAAGTATTGCAGTTGCAATAAGTGCAAAGGCTCTCAATGTAGTTGTTGTCATAGTTGCTTCTCAAGAGGTTGAGGTTAAGCTcaatgaatgtatatatatattgataggaAAAGTTGGCCATTGAGGTTCATTGACTTGATAAGAAGTAGGAAGCCATGTGAGGGTTAGTGAAGAACAGAGCGATTCAAGTTTAAGAGAAATCTTTGGACAGCTTGTGACAGGATGGAGAATCCAATTGGGCGGCTAttgttttattagttttaacGAATTCACTCACTTTGGAACATGGTTGGTGAATTAAACCTTTGAAATTGGATGGCATTATCTTATTATTTGCCTTGAGAGTGGGCAGCACATTCCTactgtttctttctttctttctttctttctttcttttaaatttgaattctgTCTGAATTCTATTGAAGAATCTGACGGAGTAATTAAACCTTTATAGCTTGCATGAGAAACTTATATATATTGCAAAGTTGACAACATGTGTTTTGgaagttaaaaaaattcatgagaAGCCTTGTACAGTGGAGAGTTGTTGATGACCGTGCCATGAAAAATAAGTAGAAGGGCTTAATTAAAAACTCATCTGCAAGGGAGATTGAAAACCCATATTTTTTTGCCGGCAGTGTAATCTCTATAAACACCAATTGCACCAAAAGCAAGTAATAGAGATTGTACTAAGCCCCATCACAATACTGAGCATGAACACAATCAGAGAAGCTCTCGCCAGACTTGACCACagctctttttttattatgatcaaTCCAAGGACTGAACCCACAATGCATAGCAGAGTATAAATCAATGCTTGTTTGACACCTTTCATGCCAAGGATCAAGTATTGTGCTGAAGACATTGAAGAAGAGAACAAGACCATGAAActtgttgttgctgctgttgtCTGCCGTTcaagttgaaaaatatatatattaaaaaaaaaacttttaacagTTTTGAAGGTAAAGAGAATGGTTAAATAGATGGGAAACCTGAGGGGGTACTCCaatatgaagaagaacaagattaGTTAATGATCCTCCACCATTGCCGAAGAGACCACCCAATATTCCTGATAAGAATGCAGctattggaaaaataaatttgagcTTTGTTtcaatcccatttttggcctacAATGTTCTGCATGAATGTTCATTTTTCTAGTCAAATATTAGATACTCAAGTAAcatataaaatcaaacaaattcttGTTGAACTAACTTTTCCTCTGCTTTGCATACAAGACATATGCAGTGAAACCAATTGCAACTGGAATTTGGGACAACGTGATCAGCCAGTAACCAACACCACATTTTTATGTGTGCCAAACTCTGCACAGATGATTATCAAattatcaatgagaaatttTTGAGAGAAAAGGTGAgcttctctgtttctttttctaataaatttgtgatttatccattttatttcaGTTAGCTTcaaatttaatctaattattaTGCACAACACTGCTGCCTTTGTTTGACCCCCTGTCACAAATGCTGTGCATATGATCAAGTGGTGCGAATATGACGTTGTAAAATAAATTAGCAAGTTTAATAACACttactaatttttttcaaggaaaattgATATGAagcaaatatataataaaagaaaaatgaaaaacaaaatttagcaTACCTGTCCATCCTTGTTACCAAGAAGAATATGCAGGCTAAAGAAAGACATCCATACAAATACCAACATCGCTAACTTTTCCCATGGAGTCCCTGAGTCACTGCTGTAGCCTCCTCCAAGCTCACCTCACCATCTCCACAGTCCCTCCTTCTTCTAACCTCTTCAGTCTCACCCTTCCAATATTTCACTCCAGCACTGCATGTCTTGAATGTAGAAAAGCCAGGAAAGCAGCAAACAAGGCTGTTATTAGCCAGGATGGAAACATGATATTGAAGAACACGCCAACACTGACTCCAAGAAGCAAGCATGGCTGTGAGGAGGAGTGCAATATCATAGTCTATCAGTGAGGTCCCTAAGAAGAGGTTATAGATGACAGCAGCAGCCAGAGATCCTCAGTGACCATCAAGGCTGAGAAGCTGGCTGCTGTCCTGATTTGCAGGCCTGCAACAAggttaagtgtggggaggaATAAGGGGCCACCACCCAGACCTCCTGCACTAGAGATTGAAGCAGCtaaaaaacatagaatccaTGCAATGATAGTTCTGATATCTATGCCTGACATTCCTTGCATGGATTCCATCTTTTCAGCAGCCAGTTGGTTGAGGACATCCTCCAGGATAAGGTGGCTAAATGGCAGTGTCACGGCGTGATGTTGTCAAGAGGGTGTTGACAAACTGAATCACTTTGTACTTAAGTGTCCTCTGTAGCTTCATATAGAAGAACAACGCATGGGGGATCATTTTATGGTtgggtgtttttgaaaaatgaataaaccacttcaattaaagcGCTCCACAAGGATAAGGTGGCTAAATGACAGTGTCATGGCTTGATGTTATAAAGGGTGTTGATAAACTGAATCACTTCATACGTAAGTGTCCTCTATAGCTTTATATAGAAGAACAGTGCATGGGGATCATTTGATGGTCAGGTGTGACTTACggtaatagtaatttttttataaaaagatggataaaacCACTTTAATTAAAGCGAAAAGCAAGAACAACGGCAACCACCCAACAGGTGGAGGGaaacaaaaagatgaaaaaaacaagCTACCACAAGCTATGGAGCAACCACAAACAAAGCAAGAAGGAGCTAACAATAAAAACCACAAAAGGGGGAAAGACAACTAAACTCTATGAGATACCCTAGCTCATGATCTGGTCGTGATCCTCCTCAGATGTTAGGGCCCGACTAGCCGCCTCCACTCAAGGGCCTAAAAACTCTAAACTTTGGCAAATGGTAGACATGGAATCCTCGACTTCACTTTGGGCCCCTATGTTCGTCTGCTGAGTACCGGGGACAAAAGTATATGGTAAATCTTTAAGATAAGAGCATGTCTTGACAAGACATCGACGATTAAGGATTCAATCATTTCTAGGaaaccaaatattccacaccATCGCTTTAACGACAAGATCCTGATATCCCTACTCGGTGGTCTCACATGTTTCCTCCAAGATTCCCAGATGTTGCAAGTAGACCTAGGCGGGCTAAGCAGCTATAGAAGTCGAACAAAATAGTCCCACACCTATTTGGTGAAGGAACATTGAATGAAAAGATGGTCAATCGATTCAATCCTTGAGTGACACATCACGCACGTTGTTGTTAGGAGACGATTACATCTTCGTTTCTGGAGATTCTCAAGAGAGAGGACCTTATCTTTCCACACCAACTAGTTAAGCAAGTTAATTTTCCTTAGGCACGTGTTACGCCAGAAGAGCATTGCAACCGGACAGCGCAACCCACCATCATTTAGATAATTATAGAGGGACTTCACAGACAATATACCATTCCTTGTGAACCGTTTTGTATCCCTCCCTTCATCAACCGGGGCCCATATTCAATCTCGATAATTCAAAACATCCAGGTTCTCCGAAAAGGGAGTCTCCTCTAAAAGGTAAGCAAGGTCCCACAAGATGCTGATTAGCAGTGTAT comes from Dioscorea cayenensis subsp. rotundata cultivar TDr96_F1 chromosome 15, TDr96_F1_v2_PseudoChromosome.rev07_lg8_w22 25.fasta, whole genome shotgun sequence and encodes:
- the LOC120277188 gene encoding uclacyanin 1-like; this encodes MTTTTLRAFALIATAILLVQSAKGANFNVGGTAGNWDLSTNLNGWASAQTFTTGDTLTFNYDSMHSVLEVSKPDYDACQVNNPIGEFTNGNTLIMLKFPGKRYFICGTGGHCSSGMKMEIDTVAAAVATPQPASSPVTPSSRPPMSPPQLPKPPSSVTFDSFQGSVTEASGSCTEDSYCCTFDSSIKLAICSC